Sequence from the Fusarium oxysporum Fo47 chromosome VI, complete sequence genome:
TAGTTGGTATATGCTGTCTGTTCATCCTTGATGTGCATCCAACCTGTCCCTCTGATTTAGTATTTCTTTGGTTTCGTTTCTTGTAAGAATTACTTGCCTGTCATTCCAAAATGCATTACTAGATGCGGAGGTTTGTCAAGGGTTATCCTATCGTTGATAAGTTGGGTTGATCCTGGAATAACGCCGTGAGTTGGCTCACCAGAAGTATTTCCCCTGGCTTCCTGCGGAAACGATCTAgaatgatgagcttgttgagcGCGACTTGTAGCAGGCAATTCCTAACCTTCTTCCCCTTCAAAGCAGTTTCTACTTCTTCACCACTTGTACCGACTTTGCCAAACACATTCTTGTCATCTATCGCAGAAGCGGATACGATGCGTTTCCCCACCACATGAAGGCGTAGGAAATGGACGATACGGGCAACTGTTTCAGGCTCAGCATTTGGATCTTCATCTCGGAATCCAAGTCTCAAACAGACCTTCTGCTATCTCAGGCATCTTTTTATACGATAAAAGGTTGGTATATTGTGTCTACGGGCGGTATGGAGGAAGTAATGGCGTCACAGACTCAATTTCACGAAAGGCGCGTGAGGATGGTTGCTTCGAACGCGATATCACGTGATGGAAATCGAGGGTGAAGAGAGGTCAGGGTCACCTCGGTTTGTTCACCAACCTCCCCAAACTTCAAAGCACAATTCTAGTTACTCCACCAAACTCCTTTTAGTTCGAGAGCTGCAATCTTAGATCCAGTTGAAAAGATCCATATTTCACTGAGTTTTCTCAATGTGGACCGTTTCTTAGTCGTCGTTCGTCGCCGAACATTATACTTCTGCTTTGCTAGGGAGATGCGGCGGCGGAAGAATAAGGGCCCGTGTTCCCCACATTGCAGCTTTTGTCCGAGCTTTTTCTCTACAAAAACTTTCGCTCTTCCAAACTTCTTCAGTTtttctcaacaacacaaaaacaaacaaacaatcAAGCTGAGGTATGTTCTAGACGGCGCAATATCTTGCGCGGCTACTCCTTTCTTCCTGATGACACCTTACACCGCAAACTAGAGTCTTTGACCTAAATGGAATGAAACCTCTTTTTTTACACGTCAGTCTGAAAGACTTCGATCACGCTTTCGCTTTTGCACTTTGCAATCTTTGAACACGCGCTGACCTTTGAATAGCTCTTTCATCACCAAGCGGTGGATCATTGCGAGAATGCTCAAGCTTTCCCCTACGCCCGACAAGGGCTGAAATGGTACGTTCAAATATAGCGCCCACGTCGCATTCTTCCCCCCCTCTCGTGATGATCATTTCTTTTACAATATACGCTGGAAATTACCGGCTGagttcttctttgacgaTATAAAATGGCTATTTCTGATTGAGACTCATTCCTCACACTTGTTGTCATGCATGTAGTAGCTTGCGCTGACCTGAAAAAGACTAGATACTAGCAAGGTATGCGATATCTCATCTCGACCCGCTCCCGACCTTTCATGATGAAGCGGCACTGGGCTCCGAATCATACCACATGAGCAAGAAAAGCCACTTTGCGGCAGGCCTAGAAAACCTCGCCCACTGACTCGTCACCATCTACTTTCGCTTTGGATGTTTTCGAGCCATTGAGGCTAACCTACCTCGAGTGCTAGTACTCTGCCACTCAATCCTATCATTCGAACTTCACTGGTTTTATCCAACCGTAAGTAAATTTTCACATATTTCAGCAGCATCCTCGCTTCCTGATGAACCCTTTAGATGACGAGTCTTATACGAGTTTTCGATGCAGACACAATCTTACTTTACCATTCATGCATTTCCTGACACGCGATTCTTTTGCAAATTTGCTCGCAAGCACTAGGCAACTTGTGCTAACCAATTCTCAGATGATCAAGACGTGAGTAGCCGACTGGCCCCTGCATTCGCATTTCACAACATCTCTATGATGATCCAAAATGAAAACGACAAGCATATGTCCGAGCTCACGCTACGACGACAATTCATTTATCCCCTGATCGAGATGCTCCACGACACGTCAATGCAGACTTTTCAGCGATAGCGACTGATATTTCGAAAGCATACTCAAATCGTCTCTTCACTTACTCAGCCATGGGCTTGGCCATAGTCTCGGGTTAGTCTTTTCTTACCTTCTGCTTCCCCAATCGCTCTTAAATGATGTTACTATATCACGACGGTCAACGTAGCCATATTGCTTTGACGATAACGCCTGTGACAAGGCACCTTACCCTGAAATTCTTATCACATTACTCTTTCGCTGTTTATCAACGCATTTACATCAAGTCGCTAACATGACTTTCAAGGTTTACAATCAAAACATTTTCAAAGAGTTCTATCGTAGATGGTGTGGATAGTCGCCACGTCTTACCTTTGATGACCAACTTGTCAAGTGACAAACTGTAGCATGCCGCGTCTCGAACCTGCTCCTGCTTTGAACCCTTGGTACTCTATTGCAAAGCAATAATGAAAACAATGAAATCGATTGAGAACACGGGTAAGTAGAAACAAGCTAGAATAAAATCCATGATAGGATAAcgtatatatttaatatgAGACGTTCCGAGATCAACCGTTTGTCCCAGCCACTTAACCAACGTTTATGAAAGGAGTGTGACCCAACGATGTTCCCTTCCATCCTTGAACGTGTCCCATCCCCAGAAAGATAGTGTTAGTGGAATGCACCCTTGCTGTCTGTCGTCTACATATGTTCTACCCCTGTGCCACGCCGTGATAGCCAACCATGTGGTGAAGCAGATCCCCTGAGTTTGGTCTGCCCACAGACAAGTCTGGAGCTCGCAAGCCCAACCGGAGTCCAGCGTCACGAGAGTACAACGGCTGGTCAGGTACATACCGCGGGACCATAGTCTTAAACTGTGATCGGTCAAAGGGCTGGGGAGGACTGTTGAGATACGATGGCGCGCCTCGAGGCACTGGCCAGCTCGTAGCCTCATTATAAGACTGGATGGGCATGATTCTGCACAAGCCATGTTAGTTATTTTGTTCGGGGCACTAAACAGAGGGATATACGCACGATGGCAACATGGCTTGAGCAGTCTGGGAACTGCGAAGCATGTCTATGTCCAGGCCCTCCCACAACGGCGCTCGAGAAGCATCAATCTTTGTCTGCGCATCGTCTTGAGACCGCATCTGGTCCTGGAAAAAGTTTGGGTAGAGAATGGGCTGCTTCAGCACAGGCAGAGGTTTCTGCTCTGATGAGCGTCGGCTTACAGAGCTGGAGCCCGACGAAGAAGCTGGCGAGCTTGCCTCTTCTTGCTTTATGATCACGTCTGCAAGAGACTGTGATGGGGAGAGAGACAGGCTCTTATTGAGGGATCGGCGACGGCGCTCTTCTCGTTTCTTGCAAGTATACTTGCCAACTCCCCAAATATCAAAGTGCTGTCGATATGAGCGGATTCTGTGACGGTAGTCAGCAAGACAGTCTTCCCCAGCGTTTCCTATGGTAAAGGCCAATATGAATTGTGTCTTCATATGTATCAGGATGGAAtggaagggaaagggaaaggaGTAAAGAAACTCACGAAGCGTCAAAGTTGTACTTCAACTTCATAATGTTGCGGACATCCTTGAGTGTTCTACCCTCCTTGATGTACAACTTGGTGATAGTCCCTTGGTGTTCGTTCCATGGCTTGGCCATCATTTTGGCTGTGAATTGGATTGTTTTGATGCTTTGTGATAGGTGTTGAAGTGGTGAGTGTGGCCTTTGGATTGCTAAGTGTTGCTTGTGTCCAATGTCTCTTGCTCCTAGCCCGGGACAATCAAGGCTTTGGCAACAGGAACAGGGTTGACGAGCATCGGGGTATACAAATCAGTGGTACACGGGTTTTCCCCTATTGGTAAATGAATTGAGTCTTTGTGATCTTCCTGTATGTCAGAGGTTCTGAGGATGGTTGAAGCTGAGGGTGATGGGAAGTTCTGTATAACCTTCCCAGGATATGGACACGCAATGGAAACGAAACTAAtcgaggaggacaagaaaGGCTGCTGTTGAATAGGGGGGCCAAGCCAATCTACTGGTCTTCCATCATCTTTTTAGTTGCTTGTCAGAGCCTTATTCGGTACTTGCGCTGCAGTACTCTTTTCACAACGAGTCTTTCAGAGCCTGTACAATTAAGAGGTTTTTTAAGGCGTCCGCGCGAGGCAGACGCTGAGCCATGAATAAAATGATGCGAATGTGTCTGAACTCGCAATTCCTGTTGGTGTATAAAGCAGGGCGGACTTGTGCAAGTCTTTTTCAACTGTGCCTTGTATAAGCTCATGATGGCCTTCGCATTTGGATGACGAGACCGGAGATAATGTACTTGACGCTTGTGCTACATTTCTTCTGAAACGGCTGCGTCCTTGGATTTGCCCGAGGAGAGAGGAAGGGATCTAGAAGAGGGTGTGAGGAATTAGGCAGATAGTTCATCCTTCAGCCTCATCTGggttgtgttgtgttgcGTTGTGTTGTGTTATTCCGCCCGCCTACACATGCACACAGTTGTGATGGACCATCGACTTTTTAATGACTCAACTGTTTTGAAAAAGTATAGGATAACTTATGCATGTCTTGTAATATCTAATGCTTACAGGAACCAAATCCTTGAATGACAACTCATATGTGAGTAGTCGTCAAACTGCGTCTTATATTCACTTTCCAGAGCCTTATAGCTATAGCTCCAATCCATGCATCGGATCGATCGCCTCGGCTGCCCacccttcatcttcaaggcATCCAAGCGCGTGGCTTCCAGAACTCGCCCTATTTAATCTGTACAACCAACCAAATGGCTTATACCCAGCCACAGATAGCCAAAACGATTGGCAACCAATACATGAAAGGTGTAACCCAGCGGAAGGACTAGACTGCGTACATATGATGTTGTGCATTGTTCGCCTCATTCTGTCATCGGTCTCTTATATCCTCGCGCCAGTTGTACTTGTTCCTCACAGCCACTGGTTCGCATCTCCACGATAATGATATCGTCGCATCCTGCGATGATACTGCCAAGAATGCACTGTATAAGCCATGCTTACTCTCGCACAGAGGAGCATGCGTACCCATTCAGCTGGGCTTCTACGAGATGGCATATATACATGCCGTGTTCCCGGTTCCATATGCGGTGCCTTGTGATTTGATAATGCACGGTGATATCTGCCGCATCTGATACACGGTATCACAGTCAAGGATGGTCTTTTCAATCAACTGTTTATTAGGAGCGCAGTAGAATACCGCTCAGGTGACGAGGAAAAGGGAAACACAAGTGGCCACGTCCTACCATGTCCAAAGGGAGGGCACCTTAGGCAGATTATCACATAGATCACTGTAAAGACAGAGTGTAGAAATGAAACTGTACAATATGATTCGAACACAGGTTAAGTAGGTGTAGTGGTATATGCCAATTTGATAACAACTCACCCAACGCACATCCGCATTAATTTCTTCCTTCCGCAATCCGCGCCGCCGATAATAATGAAGGCAACAAGGACAGATTCTAAATATCAAAGTCATGAGTCTGGACTTGCTCTTTTCAACCATCTTCCTCTCAAACCACCAAAAGCCAcgtcaacagcatcgtcacCAAACGATATAATGTCCTTGTCGCTGCCAGCCTCACTTTGAACCACAGTCAAATCAAGAGACGAAAAAACAATTGTTGCCTGTGTATGCAGGACTGGGTATAGAGAACTCCGTCCATTAAAATCAACTGTGCAGGGCCTCCGACGCAATGGCTGTCACCCTTCGTCCGCCTCATTCAGGCCTCTAGATTGCCGTCTCCTTCTTTTCAGCTGTCGCTGGtgcagcagcggcagcaggAGCCTCGCCGCCGACAAcaccagcttcttgagcgcCGTGCTCAGTAGCAGGAGTCACGGGGGTAATGGGAGACTGGACCTTGGCGTCAACGGGGTCAGCTGTGACCTGAGGGTTGGGCGACGTGGGCGTAGATCCAGCAGGGCTGGAGCCGGTGCTCAAAGGAGCTGTACTCTTTCCACATTCTGCGAGAACCTGGAACCATTTCTGAGCATCAGCAGCTGTGTGCGCCTTGAAGTTGAGCTCGGTTGAGCCGGTAAGCTTGCTGCTCATGGTCTTGGACTtgtccttgcccttgacgcTGAACTTCTCGCCCTGGACAGTGCCAATGACAGCGTCGGGGAGGTAGATGGAAAGCTCCGGCTTAGGGTCCTGGCGGTTGTTATCCGAATCCTTGAACTCATGGAGGAACTTGGAGGGCGTGACCACGTAGTAACCTGTCGAGTAGCCCCAAGATAGCTTGTTGCGCGACTTGCGCTCCAGGGAACCCTCGATCAGAGCCTTGGTCGCAACGTGATTCATGTTGGGGAACTGGATCGCGTCAACAGAGCGGGCGGGCTCGTTGGGGTCAACTAGGCGGTCGGCGCTGCGGGCCTTGAAGGCATTCCACTCAAAGTCAGGAGCGACACGTTGAATGACCGAGAGCTGGTCATTATACAGAGCGCGGGTCTTGTCAGCCTGGCCACCAGCAAGTTGTGTGAAGGCCTCCATGGCCTGCTGGACAACCTCAATGACGTGAGCCTCGAAGCTCTGGAAGTTGTTCTGAACAGCAATCAGGTCATTTCGGTGGTTGTTCTCGGCAATGACCTGGCTGTTCAGACGGTGCAGGACACCGCGGTAGACGACATAAGGGTCGTCGTGGCTGTTGAGATGACCCCCCGCAGAGTCGAAAGAAGCCGCATGTTGTCCAAGCAGCTCTATCTGCTTCTGAGTGGTGTTGCGAGCCTTGTCAACTTCCTTTGCGCCCTTCTCGGCGCCATGGGCgagctccttggccttgtgcTTGATCTCCTTATGCAAGCGTTCGAGAACGGGGAGGACAGAGCCCTTGATGCTCTTTTCGGTTtcgatgttggtgttgatgagggaCTGCGTGTTGGAGCGCATGTTCTCGAAGAATCCGGCAACGCCGCCCAGACTCTGGTCGAAGTGGTGGCCCTCCTTGAGGGGGTTGTTGATGGCCTATTGTGTATCAAGTTAGTGATCAAGGTCTACTGAAGTGAGGGGAGTTAGAATTGGAATTGGGTCAAGCTCACCTTGAGCGCCCGCTCATATTCTTTGGCGTGGTGGCCGTGGATCTTCTCCATGGCCTTCATGTACTCCTCTATGTAGCCAACAGCATGTTTCCATGCCTGGAGTCGCTCAGCAAGCAAGCCGGCAGTCTATTCATTAAAATGTTAGCCCAAATCTCTTTTAAAAGCTGCGCGCTCGTTCTGCAGCGCATGTTGCACAAGGGAGACCTCAGGTGACATACGCTTGAAGGGTCAACTTCGGGAATGGCATCTTCGCTGGCGGTGCTAAAGCCAGTAGTAGCCCTCGAGGGCAGGTCGGTTGTTGTAGGTGAAGCCATGTTGGGTGATGAGATATTAAGagttttggtgttgttggtgtcCAAGGGGGCGAAGGACGACGTGTAGGATTGtatggatatggatatggAGAGTTGAGATTAGATTTCACTGTCCACGCTTGGCAGACAGGGAGGGAGGTGCGAGGAGGGGTATCACAGTCAAGGGTTATGAGCTTCTTTTCTGATCCTCTTTGCAGGGGTTGGAGCGGGAGATCACAGGGTTACATACGGAGTATAAAGAGGTTGAATACTAATCAGTTCCTGGTTTTCTTGGCGGGAGACAATCAACTAAAAGTTAGATCATCAGGCTAATGTTAACGTCGTGGATAAATAATGTGCTGTACAACGTAAATATGATCGCCAGGAGAGCTCTTATGACGTCGAGGTTCAGGCCAGTTTAGTTGGGAGGGGTTGTTGAGACAGCCATGAAGAGCTGAAGGTCCAGCGCTAATAAAAAGAGGCCAACCTACAGAAGGGAGGTAGAATGAATATACTAGGTAGGTGGGTGCTAAGTCGGTGAGAATAGGTACGATCGAAATATATTTTAGTACAAGTTGGTCATGTCGATATCCTGTTTTAAAGAGCTCGAACATTAGACGTCAATTTGGAGTCTCAAAAGTATATACTCCTGATGTAGCTGAGTCCTTCAAGTTGCACATAGTACAACAGGTATACTCAAAAGTTCCAGTTTCAGCTATCCAAGgatcagcaccagcagatgctcattctcctcttcttcaagctgaTCACTTTACATCAAATCTCCGACAAGTCACTAGCAGCAAGTCAATCTATCCCTTAACCCTCACGGTCATAGTACGTCGAGACTACCATGAACACCAAGATAAACCATCACCAGACCCTCGTTGACATCCCAGGTCATGACGTCAATCGCCCTTCACGTACCGCAAACTCTGGACGTGGTCCCTTGAACTTGTGTCGCACCGACACCACGACTAGGACAAGCTTGGTATAGATGCAACGAATTGTGtccatctcaaagcttggccttggctccCTCTCTCGAAATATCAATACCTTGATCATGATACAGTTACTATATATCTTTTCTTGAAATAACACTATAAAGTGTGAAATAGAATCTCCAATAGACACAAATTGTCCACAGCAAGTTTCCATCACCAAAActccctcttcttcaccaaaCTCAAATGAGTTCTTCCATCCCTCTCGATGCAGTTGCGCCAAcacaccaccaccatcgcCGGTAGATCGAGTTAATACGCACTAAACAGTCCAACAAGCTTTTGTTCGGATGTCACCGAGTGCTGAAGAATTTCGTTCACTCGCCACCAAGTCGCAAACGCCCACCATGTCATTGTCGACAAATAGTAACCAT
This genomic interval carries:
- a CDS encoding Clr5 domain-containing protein, with product MMAKPWNEHQGTITKLYIKEGRTLKDVRNIMKLKYNFDASIRSYRQHFDIWGVGKYTCKKREERRRRSLNKSLSLSPSQSLADVIIKQEEASSPASSSGSSSVSRRSSEQKPLPVLKQPILYPNFFQDQMRSQDDAQTKIDASRAPLWEGLDIDMLRSSQTAQAMLPSIMPIQSYNEATSWPVPRGAPSYLNSPPQPFDRSQFKTMVPRYVPDQPLYSRDAGLRLGLRAPDLSVGRPNSGDLLHHMVGYHGVAQG